A genomic stretch from Actinomadura rubteroloni includes:
- a CDS encoding group II truncated hemoglobin, whose protein sequence is MIVEYIRYRVPAEQAGAFEAAYARAAVPLAAAPQCVDYELSRCVDEPGVYVLRITWTSAEDHRDGFRRGEHFAAFFAEIKPYVERIEEMRHYERTAVAGSGSSVPTLYAWAGGAEALERLTDAFYAKVLADDLVGPLFAHMDAGHPRYVALWLGEVFGGPSAYSETRGGYRHMLAQHLGKAITEPQHRRWAALLMDAADDVGLPDDPEFRAAFASYIEWGTRLALGNSQPGAQPPPSAPMPHWGWGVAPPYVPGT, encoded by the coding sequence ATGATCGTGGAGTACATCCGCTACCGGGTGCCCGCCGAGCAGGCCGGCGCGTTCGAGGCCGCCTACGCGCGGGCCGCCGTGCCGCTCGCCGCCGCGCCGCAGTGCGTGGACTACGAACTCTCCCGCTGTGTGGACGAACCCGGCGTCTACGTCCTGCGCATCACGTGGACGTCCGCCGAGGACCACCGCGACGGCTTCCGCCGCGGCGAGCACTTCGCCGCCTTCTTCGCCGAGATCAAGCCGTACGTCGAGCGGATCGAGGAGATGCGCCACTACGAGCGCACCGCCGTGGCGGGCTCCGGCTCGTCCGTCCCGACGCTCTACGCGTGGGCGGGCGGCGCCGAGGCCCTGGAACGCCTGACCGACGCCTTCTACGCCAAAGTCCTGGCCGACGACCTCGTCGGCCCGTTGTTCGCGCACATGGACGCCGGTCACCCCCGGTACGTCGCGCTGTGGCTCGGCGAGGTCTTCGGCGGGCCGTCCGCCTACAGCGAGACGCGCGGCGGATACCGCCACATGCTCGCCCAGCACCTCGGCAAGGCGATCACCGAACCGCAGCACCGCCGCTGGGCCGCGCTGCTGATGGACGCCGCCGACGACGTCGGACTCCCCGACGACCCGGAGTTCCGCGCCGCCTTCGCGAGCTACATCGAGTGGGGCACGCGGCTGGCGCTCGGCAACTCCCAGCCCGGCGCGCAGCCGCCGCCGTCGGCGCCGATGCCGCACTGGGGCTGGGGCGTCGCGCCGCCGTACGTCCCCGGGACGTGA
- a CDS encoding peptidase inhibitor family I36 protein gives MKTLNKVAAVATAAFALGGTVVAFASPASAAGRNGVCDSGEFCYYYNSDNKGSVSDFTGSVADYGASQPSCYDFKGAGAGKGICVKNHAASVWNRSSKTVRVYYNSNYGGTYQDFKAGAKGNLKAGLKNQNASHQFAPASRTNMSYALYKTSGGHISCGFDGYSSTPGRHEGIDIARRVGSNVYALVSGQVIYVARGRTGSGGLSTIAVYNASLKKTVIYLHSAPLSSLRTGQNIARGQLIAQESWRGVSSSGAGHTHVEMRIGRQTHAAKSVGDPHLDNPNPTSFWQSQGYNVR, from the coding sequence ATGAAGACGCTCAACAAGGTCGCCGCCGTGGCGACCGCCGCGTTCGCGCTCGGCGGGACGGTCGTCGCCTTCGCGTCGCCCGCCTCGGCGGCGGGGCGCAACGGTGTGTGTGACAGCGGCGAGTTCTGCTACTACTACAACAGCGACAACAAGGGGTCGGTGTCGGACTTCACCGGGTCCGTCGCCGACTACGGGGCTTCGCAGCCTTCCTGCTATGACTTCAAGGGCGCGGGTGCCGGTAAGGGCATCTGCGTGAAGAACCACGCCGCGTCGGTGTGGAACCGCAGTAGCAAGACCGTCCGGGTCTACTACAACAGCAACTACGGCGGCACGTACCAGGACTTCAAGGCCGGCGCCAAGGGGAACCTGAAGGCCGGGCTCAAGAACCAGAACGCCTCGCACCAGTTCGCCCCGGCGTCGCGCACGAACATGTCGTACGCGCTCTACAAGACCAGCGGCGGACACATCAGCTGCGGCTTCGACGGCTACTCCAGCACTCCCGGACGGCACGAGGGCATCGACATCGCCCGCCGCGTCGGCTCGAACGTGTACGCGCTGGTCAGCGGCCAGGTCATCTATGTCGCGCGCGGGCGCACCGGCAGCGGCGGGCTGTCCACGATCGCCGTCTACAACGCCTCGCTGAAGAAGACGGTGATCTACCTGCACTCCGCTCCGCTGTCCTCGCTGCGGACGGGTCAGAACATCGCGCGCGGCCAGCTCATCGCGCAGGAGTCGTGGCGCGGCGTCTCCAGCAGCGGCGCGGGCCACACGCACGTGGAAATGCGGATCGGACGGCAGACGCACGCGGCCAAGAGCGTCGGCGACCCGCATCTGGACAACCCGAACCCGACGTCGTTCTGGCAGTCCCAGGGCTACAACGTCCGCTGA
- a CDS encoding peptidoglycan-binding domain-containing protein, with protein MKVRVFGAALAAVGLVPCLVGGSGASAAQVAGVRALPAVDMEATVKAAQIDPRRADDTLTPGAKASVLLVERALASRRLLDAKWVDGYFGTTTVAAYAKYQRSLGLSGLAANGLPGKASLGRLGSGRFTVAHVIEPGRRVSVDGFVVNARTRSMLAEAERLAGRNLVLDQGSYNPGGDPTSAGTHDGGGVIDVSVKGMSAAIRTSVARVLRRVGFAAWVRSPQQGDWPWHIHAAAINDTDLSPQAQHQIGDYYLGLNGLANRRPDDGPKVPIVTWEEYRRR; from the coding sequence ATGAAGGTTCGCGTTTTCGGGGCTGCGCTTGCTGCGGTTGGTCTGGTGCCTTGTCTGGTCGGTGGTTCTGGGGCTTCGGCGGCTCAGGTCGCCGGGGTTCGGGCTTTGCCGGCGGTGGACATGGAGGCGACGGTCAAGGCGGCGCAGATTGATCCGCGGCGGGCGGACGACACGCTCACGCCGGGGGCCAAGGCCAGTGTGCTTCTTGTTGAGCGGGCGCTGGCTTCTCGGCGGTTGCTCGACGCGAAGTGGGTGGACGGGTATTTCGGTACCACCACGGTCGCCGCTTATGCGAAGTATCAGAGGTCGCTCGGGCTTTCGGGGCTTGCCGCCAATGGGCTGCCCGGGAAAGCGTCGCTTGGTCGGCTCGGGAGTGGGCGGTTCACGGTCGCGCACGTCATCGAGCCGGGACGGCGGGTTTCCGTGGACGGGTTCGTCGTCAACGCCCGGACGCGGAGCATGCTGGCCGAGGCGGAGCGGCTGGCCGGGCGGAATCTTGTTCTTGATCAGGGGTCTTACAACCCCGGTGGGGATCCCACTTCTGCGGGCACCCATGACGGCGGCGGTGTCATCGACGTCTCGGTCAAGGGGATGAGCGCCGCCATCCGCACCTCGGTCGCCCGTGTGCTGCGGCGGGTCGGGTTCGCCGCCTGGGTGCGTTCGCCTCAGCAGGGCGACTGGCCCTGGCATATCCATGCCGCCGCCATTAACGACACTGATCTTTCGCCGCAGGCTCAGCACCAGATCGGCGACTACTACCTCGGGCTCAACGGGCTCGCTAATCGGCGTCCGGACGACGGGCCGAAGGTGCCCATCGTGACGTGGGAGGAATACCGGCGTCGCTGA
- a CDS encoding YceI family protein: MGTTAAVAPGLTAGTWNIDPSHSEVTFAIRHLMTKVRGSFTEFSGAFQIADELADSTATVEIQMASIDTRNADRDKHVRTADVLDVDNHPTMTFVSTGVRSEGGDHYLDGDLTIRGVSRPVSLAVEFNGVGDDPWGGFRAGFTATAEINRKDWGIEFNVPLGGDKALLGDKVAIQLEIQAVRA; this comes from the coding sequence ATGGGCACCACCGCCGCCGTCGCTCCGGGCCTGACCGCCGGCACCTGGAACATCGACCCGTCGCACTCCGAGGTCACGTTCGCGATCCGGCACCTCATGACCAAGGTGCGGGGCAGCTTCACCGAGTTCTCCGGCGCCTTCCAGATCGCCGACGAGCTGGCCGACTCCACCGCCACCGTCGAGATCCAGATGGCGTCGATCGACACGCGCAACGCCGACCGCGACAAGCACGTCCGGACGGCCGACGTGCTCGACGTCGACAACCACCCGACGATGACGTTCGTGTCCACGGGCGTCCGCTCCGAGGGCGGCGACCACTACCTGGACGGCGACCTCACGATCCGCGGCGTCAGCCGTCCGGTCAGCCTGGCGGTCGAGTTCAACGGCGTCGGCGACGACCCGTGGGGCGGCTTCCGCGCCGGCTTCACCGCCACCGCCGAGATCAACCGCAAGGACTGGGGCATCGAGTTCAACGTCCCGCTCGGCGGCGACAAGGCGCTGCTCGGCGACAAGGTCGCGATTCAGCTCGAAATTCAGGCCGTCCGCGCCTGA
- a CDS encoding SpoIID/LytB domain-containing protein: MSRIRRISAVTVAAALGGTAFVAASSPALAAGRNGVCDSGEFCYYYNSDNKGSLSDFTGSVADYGASQPSCYDFKSAGAGKGVCVKNHAASVWNRTGKTARVYFNSNYGGRYQDFKAGTKGNLNSGLKNQNASHQLLSSTPPSQCKTDGTNSKLPTTILVYRVSAGRVDRVDFKTYVKNVLPNEWKAGWPQESLKAGAMAVKSYAWYWALHSTRRTSWNQCFDVFDTTSSQVYKPGSAQQRTSAAVDATWRTRMTRDGKILHAQYCSTTTACGAWTDGNWMSQYGSRDKANAGWTYARILKAYYRGIALS, translated from the coding sequence GTGTCGAGAATTCGGCGGATCAGCGCGGTGACCGTCGCGGCGGCGCTCGGCGGGACGGCGTTCGTCGCCGCGTCGTCGCCCGCCCTGGCGGCGGGCCGCAACGGCGTGTGCGACAGCGGTGAGTTCTGTTACTACTACAACAGCGACAACAAGGGGTCGCTGTCGGACTTCACCGGGTCGGTCGCCGACTACGGCGCTTCGCAGCCCTCGTGTTACGACTTCAAAAGCGCGGGAGCCGGCAAGGGCGTCTGCGTGAAGAACCACGCCGCGTCGGTGTGGAACCGTACCGGTAAGACGGCGCGGGTCTACTTCAACAGCAATTACGGCGGCCGGTACCAGGATTTCAAGGCCGGAACCAAGGGCAACCTGAACTCGGGCCTGAAGAACCAGAACGCCTCGCACCAGCTCCTGAGTTCTACGCCGCCGAGCCAGTGCAAGACCGACGGCACGAACAGCAAGCTGCCCACGACCATCCTCGTGTACCGGGTGTCCGCCGGACGCGTGGACCGGGTGGACTTCAAGACCTACGTCAAGAACGTCCTGCCCAACGAATGGAAGGCGGGCTGGCCGCAGGAGTCGCTGAAGGCCGGGGCGATGGCCGTCAAGAGCTACGCCTGGTACTGGGCGCTGCACTCCACGCGCAGAACGTCGTGGAACCAGTGCTTCGACGTCTTCGACACCACGTCGAGCCAGGTCTACAAGCCCGGCTCCGCGCAGCAGCGGACGAGCGCCGCCGTGGACGCGACCTGGCGCACTCGGATGACCCGGGACGGGAAGATCCTCCACGCCCAGTACTGCTCGACCACGACGGCGTGCGGCGCGTGGACCGACGGGAACTGGATGTCGCAGTACGGCTCGCGTGACAAGGCCAACGCGGGCTGGACGTACGCGCGGATCCTCAAGGCTTACTACCGAGGAATCGCTCTGTCGTAA
- a CDS encoding MaoC/PaaZ C-terminal domain-containing protein: MSEPQMNTGRLGVWSDPFEFKVERDRAVAYAEATNDPNPRYLDGTMAPPVFAIVPVFDGMIAPLFEVVPDSLIPFVVHGEQDMVFHRPIEPGMTLVSRAKVTGFASKSSGTTVAVKLESRTDGGDLVNEQWMVSFFRGFQAGETVGELAPAHRFPEDLRAAAPLAEVVQHVDDDQTFRYAEASGDPMPIHLDDEFARSAGLPGIIAHGLCTMAFTSRAVIESAADGDPSRLRRLAVRFSRPVLPGQDVTTRIWRRDTTTLAFESTSTTGDVVIKDGLAELTP, translated from the coding sequence ATGTCCGAGCCGCAGATGAACACCGGACGCCTCGGCGTCTGGAGCGACCCGTTCGAGTTCAAGGTCGAGCGGGATCGCGCCGTCGCCTACGCCGAGGCGACCAACGATCCGAACCCGCGCTACCTGGACGGGACGATGGCGCCGCCGGTGTTCGCCATCGTCCCGGTGTTCGACGGCATGATCGCGCCGCTGTTCGAGGTCGTCCCCGACAGCCTGATCCCGTTCGTCGTCCACGGCGAGCAGGACATGGTGTTCCACCGGCCGATCGAGCCCGGCATGACGCTGGTGTCGCGGGCGAAGGTGACGGGGTTCGCGTCCAAGTCGTCCGGCACGACGGTCGCGGTGAAGCTGGAGAGCCGCACCGACGGCGGCGACCTCGTCAACGAGCAGTGGATGGTCTCGTTCTTCCGCGGCTTCCAGGCGGGCGAGACGGTCGGCGAACTGGCGCCCGCCCACCGCTTCCCCGAGGACCTGCGCGCCGCCGCGCCGCTCGCCGAGGTCGTCCAGCATGTGGACGACGACCAGACGTTCCGCTACGCCGAGGCGTCCGGCGACCCCATGCCCATCCACCTGGACGACGAGTTCGCCCGCTCCGCCGGCCTGCCCGGCATCATCGCCCACGGCCTGTGCACGATGGCGTTCACGTCCCGCGCGGTGATCGAGTCGGCGGCCGACGGCGACCCGTCCCGCCTGCGCCGCCTCGCCGTCCGCTTCTCCCGCCCCGTCCTCCCCGGCCAGGATGTCACCACCCGCATCTGGCGCCGGGACACCACCACCCTCGCCTTCGAATCCACCTCCACCACCGGCGACGTCGTCATCAAGGACGGCCTGGCCGAACTCACCCCCTGA
- a CDS encoding lipid-transfer protein — MSNRTFVVGVGMTKFEKPGSREWDYPDMARESGSKALADAGVSYDQIQQAYVGYVYGESTSGQRAVYELGITGIPVINVNNNCSTGSTALFLARQAVKAGVADCVLALGFEKMQKGSLGSTFEDREQPMLNHLKELFPLFEWAGEPIAPYMFGAAGREHMSKYGTTAEQFAKIGRKNHRHSVNNPYAQFQDEYSLEEILASRTVYEPLTKLQCSPTSDGSGAAVIASERFVDEHDLWDRAVEIAGQAMVTDTADTFTSKSAITIIGATMSRLAAERACEEARMGVGDVQVVELHDCFSTNELITYEALGLAAEGEGGALVDAGDNTYGGRWVVNPSGGLISKGHPLGATGLVQCAELTWQLRGTADARQVDGVTGALQHNIGLGGAAVVTLYRR; from the coding sequence ATGAGCAACCGGACGTTCGTCGTCGGCGTGGGCATGACCAAGTTCGAGAAGCCCGGCAGCCGGGAGTGGGACTATCCCGACATGGCGCGGGAGTCCGGGAGTAAGGCGCTCGCGGACGCCGGGGTCTCCTATGACCAGATCCAGCAGGCCTACGTCGGGTACGTCTACGGCGAGTCGACGTCGGGGCAGCGGGCCGTCTACGAACTCGGGATCACCGGGATTCCCGTGATCAATGTCAACAACAACTGTTCCACCGGTTCCACCGCGCTTTTCCTTGCCCGGCAGGCCGTTAAGGCCGGTGTCGCGGACTGTGTTCTGGCGCTCGGGTTCGAGAAGATGCAGAAAGGGTCCTTGGGCTCTACCTTTGAGGATCGCGAGCAGCCCATGCTCAACCACCTCAAGGAGCTTTTCCCGCTCTTCGAGTGGGCCGGGGAGCCCATCGCTCCGTACATGTTCGGCGCGGCCGGGCGCGAGCACATGTCCAAGTACGGGACGACGGCCGAGCAGTTCGCGAAAATCGGGCGCAAGAACCACAGGCATTCGGTGAACAATCCGTATGCGCAGTTCCAGGACGAGTACAGCCTCGAAGAAATCCTCGCGTCCCGGACGGTCTATGAACCGCTCACCAAGCTCCAGTGCTCGCCCACGTCGGACGGGTCGGGCGCGGCCGTGATCGCCAGTGAGCGCTTCGTGGACGAGCACGACCTGTGGGACCGCGCCGTCGAGATCGCGGGCCAGGCGATGGTGACCGACACCGCCGACACGTTCACGTCCAAGAGCGCCATCACGATCATCGGCGCGACGATGAGCCGGCTCGCGGCCGAGCGGGCGTGCGAGGAAGCGCGGATGGGCGTCGGCGACGTCCAGGTCGTGGAGTTGCACGACTGCTTCTCCACCAACGAGCTGATCACCTATGAGGCGCTGGGCCTGGCCGCCGAGGGCGAGGGCGGCGCGCTCGTGGACGCGGGCGACAACACCTACGGCGGGCGCTGGGTCGTCAACCCGTCCGGCGGGCTGATCTCCAAGGGGCATCCGCTGGGCGCGACGGGCCTCGTGCAGTGCGCCGAGCTGACGTGGCAGCTTCGCGGGACGGCCGACGCCCGGCAGGTGGACGGCGTCACCGGCGCCCTCCAGCACAACATCGGCCTCGGCGGCGCCGCCGTCGTCACGCTCTACCGGCGCTGA
- a CDS encoding NBR1-Ig-like domain-containing protein, with the protein MSGRSGAISHTTLHEATKGNRLPSWGTTVEFVKACGADPAEYRERWEAANRTVRAAGLQTVPSAAPQSDDETPVTAPEPPAEIAVGGPAPGRSRPPRAVTVALAAGAVGAVVLGAAVLSRGAGSGRGPSADPSQAALSAADCPVHASSPPLAPPTHRGDAATFIADITLPDCTPVPGGRSLIKVWRFKNSGTVPWRNYSLRRLGVPQRADQCQTISDVPVKDTAPGKMVDIRTDVLTPRKPGLCYVRFKMVDASGKVAFPGSRPVTFQLVVR; encoded by the coding sequence ATGTCCGGACGTTCCGGGGCGATCTCCCACACGACGCTGCACGAGGCGACCAAGGGCAACCGGCTCCCGAGCTGGGGGACGACCGTCGAGTTCGTCAAGGCGTGCGGCGCGGACCCGGCCGAATACCGCGAACGCTGGGAGGCGGCGAACCGCACGGTCCGCGCGGCGGGCCTTCAGACCGTTCCCTCCGCCGCGCCGCAATCGGACGACGAAACCCCGGTTACCGCACCCGAGCCGCCCGCCGAGATCGCGGTGGGCGGCCCCGCGCCGGGACGTTCGCGTCCGCCGCGCGCCGTCACGGTCGCGCTCGCGGCGGGCGCCGTGGGCGCGGTGGTCCTCGGCGCGGCCGTCCTGAGCCGGGGTGCCGGGTCCGGGCGCGGGCCGTCGGCCGACCCGTCGCAGGCGGCGCTGTCGGCGGCCGACTGCCCGGTGCACGCGTCCAGCCCGCCCCTGGCCCCGCCGACGCACCGGGGCGACGCGGCGACGTTCATCGCCGACATCACGCTGCCCGACTGCACGCCCGTCCCCGGCGGCCGGAGCCTGATCAAGGTGTGGCGGTTCAAGAACTCCGGGACCGTTCCGTGGCGGAACTATTCGCTGCGGCGCCTCGGCGTCCCGCAGCGGGCCGACCAGTGCCAGACCATTTCCGACGTGCCGGTGAAGGACACCGCGCCCGGAAAGATGGTCGACATCCGCACCGACGTCCTCACGCCGAGGAAGCCGGGGCTCTGCTACGTCCGGTTCAAGATGGTGGACGCGTCGGGGAAGGTGGCGTTCCCGGGGAGCCGTCCGGTGACTTTCCAGCTCGTCGTCCGGTGA
- a CDS encoding TetR/AcrR family transcriptional regulator, whose amino-acid sequence MPTPTRPRRTQEERTAATRRALLDATIDCLVEHGYHGTTTTRVVERAGVSRGAQVHHFPTKNALVLAAVEHLARRRAAQFLTHDLGCLGSADDRVGRALDLVWEVYQGPLFDASMELWVASRTDPDLRAHVARLERDVTAGILEIGRALLGDRVEDPEIRNDLYLVLETVRGLRMHQFVQPTSPDRVAARWAGTRERLRVIVNRWNLEVG is encoded by the coding sequence ATGCCGACGCCGACCCGTCCGCGCCGCACGCAGGAGGAGCGGACCGCCGCGACCCGCCGCGCCCTGCTGGACGCCACGATCGACTGCCTGGTCGAGCACGGCTACCACGGAACCACGACGACACGGGTAGTAGAGCGCGCCGGGGTGTCCAGAGGGGCACAGGTGCACCACTTCCCGACGAAGAACGCGCTGGTCCTCGCCGCCGTCGAACACCTGGCCCGCCGCCGCGCCGCCCAGTTCCTGACCCACGACCTCGGCTGCCTCGGGTCCGCCGACGACCGCGTCGGACGGGCCCTGGACCTGGTCTGGGAGGTCTACCAGGGGCCGTTGTTCGACGCGTCGATGGAGCTGTGGGTGGCGTCCCGCACCGACCCCGACCTGCGCGCCCACGTGGCGCGCCTGGAACGTGACGTCACGGCCGGGATCCTGGAGATCGGCCGGGCGCTCCTCGGCGACCGCGTCGAGGACCCCGAGATCCGCAACGACCTCTACCTGGTGCTGGAGACGGTCCGGGGCCTGCGGATGCACCAGTTCGTCCAGCCGACGTCCCCCGACCGCGTCGCCGCCCGCTGGGCCGGCACCCGCGAGCGCCTGCGCGTGATCGTGAACCGCTGGAACCTGGAGGTAGGGTAG
- a CDS encoding sodium-translocating pyrophosphatase, giving the protein MSESSLSADNLELHGADLALVVIVAGVALLALAVAAVLVREVLAAGQGTEKMREIARAVQEGALAYLQRQFRTVAVFVVLIPFALLLLPADGTGERIGRSVFFVVGALFSAATGFLGMWLAVRGNVRVAAAARDEQQGERAALRIAFRTGGVAGMCTVGLGLFGAAVVVLAYRGDAPKVLEGFGFGAALLAMFMRVGGGIFTKAADVGADLVGKVEQGIPEDDPRNAATIADNVGDNVGDCAGMAADLFESYAVMLVAALILGVAAFGTQGLVFPLLVPMIGVVTAVIGILAVAPRAKDRTGMTAINRGFFVSAIVSAVLVAVAAFAYLPSSFAELKGVTDPHVRALDHDPRWIALGAVLIGIVLASVIQLLTGYFTETSRKPVKEVANSSRTGPATVVLAGISLGLESAVYTALVIGAAVYGAFLLGFGNTTVALFAVAMAGTGLLTTVGVIVSMDAFGPVSDNAQGIAEMSGDVTGEAAAVLERLDAVGNTTKAITKGIAIATAVLAATALFGSFRTTVVDALGGASTDAKDALGPFASFSLSIDSPNVLVGLIVGGAVVFLFAGLAIAAVGRAAGRVVVEVREQFRTKPGIMDGTEKPDYDRVVDICTRDAQRELATPGLLAILTPIAVGFALGYAPLGAFLGGAIGVGVLMAVFLANSGGAWDNAKKLVEQGAHGGKGGDAHAATVIGDTVGDPFKDTAGPAINPLIKVMNLVALLIADAVVTHAGNPWLRTGIAVAALAVVVAAVVVSKRRADPIAAG; this is encoded by the coding sequence ATGTCCGAATCCTCCCTATCTGCCGACAACCTCGAACTCCACGGCGCCGACCTGGCACTGGTCGTCATCGTCGCCGGAGTCGCCCTGCTCGCCCTCGCCGTCGCCGCCGTCCTCGTCCGCGAGGTCCTCGCGGCCGGCCAGGGGACCGAGAAGATGCGCGAGATAGCGAGAGCCGTCCAGGAGGGCGCGCTCGCCTACCTCCAGCGCCAGTTCCGCACGGTCGCCGTGTTCGTCGTGCTCATCCCGTTCGCGCTGCTCCTGCTCCCGGCCGACGGCACGGGCGAACGGATCGGACGGTCCGTCTTCTTCGTCGTCGGCGCCCTGTTCTCGGCCGCCACCGGCTTCCTCGGCATGTGGCTCGCCGTGCGCGGCAACGTCAGGGTCGCGGCGGCGGCGCGCGATGAGCAGCAAGGGGAGCGCGCCGCACTCCGCATCGCGTTCCGCACCGGCGGCGTCGCCGGGATGTGCACGGTCGGGCTCGGGCTGTTCGGCGCGGCCGTCGTCGTCCTCGCCTACCGGGGCGACGCCCCGAAGGTCCTGGAGGGCTTCGGGTTCGGCGCAGCGCTGCTCGCCATGTTCATGCGGGTCGGCGGCGGCATCTTCACCAAGGCCGCCGACGTCGGCGCGGACCTGGTCGGCAAGGTCGAGCAGGGCATCCCCGAGGACGATCCGCGCAACGCCGCCACCATCGCCGACAACGTGGGCGACAACGTCGGCGACTGCGCGGGCATGGCCGCCGACTTGTTCGAGTCGTACGCGGTGATGCTCGTCGCCGCGCTGATCCTCGGTGTCGCGGCGTTCGGTACGCAGGGACTCGTTTTCCCGCTGCTCGTACCGATGATCGGTGTCGTGACGGCCGTGATCGGCATCCTCGCCGTCGCCCCCCGCGCCAAGGACCGGACGGGCATGACGGCCATCAACCGCGGCTTCTTCGTATCCGCGATCGTCTCAGCGGTCCTCGTGGCGGTGGCCGCGTTCGCCTACCTGCCGTCGTCGTTCGCGGAGCTCAAAGGCGTGACCGACCCGCACGTCCGCGCCCTGGACCACGACCCCCGCTGGATCGCGCTCGGCGCCGTGCTCATCGGGATCGTCCTCGCGAGCGTCATCCAGCTCCTCACCGGCTACTTCACCGAGACGAGCCGCAAACCCGTCAAAGAGGTCGCGAACAGCTCCCGCACCGGCCCGGCGACGGTCGTCCTGGCCGGGATCTCGCTCGGTCTGGAGTCCGCCGTCTACACCGCGCTGGTGATCGGCGCGGCCGTCTACGGGGCGTTCCTGCTGGGCTTCGGGAACACGACGGTGGCGCTGTTCGCCGTCGCGATGGCCGGGACGGGCCTGCTCACCACCGTCGGCGTGATCGTGTCGATGGACGCGTTCGGTCCCGTGTCCGACAACGCGCAGGGCATCGCGGAGATGTCCGGCGACGTCACCGGCGAGGCGGCGGCGGTGCTCGAACGCCTCGACGCCGTCGGCAACACGACCAAGGCGATCACCAAGGGCATCGCGATCGCCACGGCCGTCCTCGCCGCGACCGCGCTGTTCGGATCGTTCCGCACGACGGTCGTGGACGCCCTCGGCGGCGCGAGCACCGACGCCAAGGACGCGCTCGGCCCGTTCGCGTCGTTCAGCCTGTCCATCGACAGCCCGAACGTCCTGGTCGGCCTCATCGTGGGCGGGGCCGTGGTGTTCCTGTTCGCGGGCCTCGCCATCGCGGCGGTCGGACGGGCCGCCGGACGCGTCGTCGTCGAGGTCCGCGAGCAGTTCCGCACCAAGCCCGGCATCATGGACGGCACCGAGAAGCCCGACTACGACCGCGTCGTGGACATCTGCACCCGCGACGCCCAGCGCGAACTCGCCACCCCCGGCCTGCTCGCGATCCTCACCCCGATCGCGGTCGGGTTCGCCCTCGGCTACGCGCCGCTCGGCGCGTTCCTCGGCGGCGCGATCGGCGTCGGCGTGCTCATGGCCGTGTTCCTCGCCAACTCCGGCGGGGCCTGGGACAACGCCAAGAAGCTGGTCGAGCAGGGCGCGCACGGCGGCAAGGGCGGCGACGCGCACGCCGCGACCGTCATCGGCGACACGGTCGGCGACCCGTTCAAGGACACGGCCGGCCCGGCGATCAACCCGCTGATCAAGGTGATGAACCTGGTCGCGCTGCTGATCGCGGACGCCGTCGTCACCCATGCCGGGAACCCGTGGCTGCGGACCGGGATCGCGGTGGCGGCGCTCGCGGTGGTGGTCGCGGCGGTTGTCGTCTCCAAGCGGCGCGCGGACCCGATCGCGGCCGGCTGA